A single region of the Dyella humicola genome encodes:
- a CDS encoding alpha-amylase family glycosyl hydrolase, with amino-acid sequence MSRYRLFTPLAFLFAMACGSAVSTTLVAHATDAPAAPAATAPPSGVYYEIFVRAWYDTNGDGIGDLNGVTAKLDYLKSLGISGIWLMPINPSPSSHGYDITDYYGINPQYGSMQDFQHLLDEAHKRGIAVTMDMVINHTSQQHPWFLAAHDPADPHHDWFTWAGAHPDLNAQSAPGGKIWHQLGDTYYLGDFGGGMPDLNYDNPAVRAEMIKVGQFWLSKGVDGFRLDAAKHIYDDFKSREHDPEIVTKNVAWWTQFHDAIATVNPRATLVGEVMAESPKQLAPYLTPLGSVFDFPLAAQLIRSAKNERVGKLDQLLEETYTAYRSAADESFIDSTFLSNHDQQRVMSSLDGDGQRMRMAAAMLLTLPGRPYLYYGEELGMEGRKPDPNLREPMRWQRQAGPGESRWKPSSVSQGEAVSVEAEQDDPDSMLNFYRMLISWRSQVSALRDGDLHMQATGNPRLLAYWRQDGTQRVLVVHNLSGKAATWKPGGHTLPEGASVLLKSKPDVALQGQSLSLPAYSSVVVH; translated from the coding sequence ATGTCGCGGTATCGCTTATTCACCCCTCTGGCTTTTCTGTTTGCGATGGCCTGTGGTTCGGCCGTCAGCACGACCCTCGTCGCCCATGCGACCGATGCGCCAGCGGCGCCCGCCGCGACGGCTCCTCCCTCCGGCGTCTATTACGAAATCTTCGTTCGCGCCTGGTACGACACCAATGGCGATGGCATCGGTGATCTCAATGGCGTCACCGCCAAGCTCGATTACCTGAAGTCGCTGGGCATCAGCGGCATCTGGCTGATGCCGATCAACCCATCGCCCAGTTCTCACGGCTACGACATCACCGATTACTACGGCATCAATCCGCAGTACGGCAGCATGCAGGACTTCCAGCACCTGCTCGACGAGGCGCACAAGCGCGGCATCGCCGTGACCATGGACATGGTGATCAACCACACCAGCCAGCAGCATCCCTGGTTCCTTGCCGCCCACGATCCCGCCGATCCGCACCACGACTGGTTCACCTGGGCCGGCGCACACCCGGACCTCAACGCGCAGAGCGCACCCGGCGGCAAGATCTGGCACCAACTCGGCGACACCTATTACCTCGGCGATTTCGGCGGCGGCATGCCGGACCTCAACTACGACAATCCCGCCGTGCGCGCGGAGATGATCAAGGTGGGGCAGTTCTGGCTGTCGAAGGGCGTCGATGGTTTCCGGCTGGACGCGGCCAAGCATATCTACGACGACTTCAAGTCGCGCGAACACGATCCCGAAATCGTCACCAAGAACGTCGCCTGGTGGACGCAATTCCATGACGCCATCGCCACGGTGAATCCCCGCGCCACCCTGGTCGGCGAAGTGATGGCGGAATCGCCCAAGCAGCTGGCGCCGTATCTGACGCCGCTGGGCTCGGTCTTCGACTTTCCGCTGGCCGCGCAACTGATCCGCAGCGCCAAGAACGAACGCGTCGGCAAGCTCGACCAGCTGCTGGAGGAAACCTACACCGCCTATCGAAGTGCGGCGGATGAGTCGTTTATCGACTCCACCTTCCTGTCCAACCACGATCAGCAACGCGTAATGAGCAGCCTCGACGGCGACGGCCAGCGCATGCGCATGGCGGCTGCGATGCTGCTGACGCTGCCCGGCCGGCCGTATCTCTACTACGGCGAGGAGCTGGGCATGGAAGGGCGCAAGCCTGACCCAAACCTGCGCGAGCCGATGCGCTGGCAGCGCCAGGCAGGACCGGGTGAATCGCGTTGGAAGCCTTCGAGCGTAAGCCAGGGCGAAGCCGTGTCGGTGGAGGCCGAGCAAGACGATCCTGATTCGATGCTCAATTTCTACCGCATGTTGATCAGCTGGCGTAGCCAGGTCAGCGCGCTGCGCGATGGCGACTTGCATATGCAGGCCACCGGCAATCCGCGTTTGCTTGCCTACTGGCGCCAGGATGGCACGCAACGCGTCCTGGTCGTGCATAACCTGTCTGGCAAGGCGGCGACCTGGAAGCCGGGTGGACACACCTTGCCCGAAGGCGCCAGCGTCCTGTTGAAGAGCAAGCCCGATGTTGCCCTGCAAGGGCAGAGCTTGAGCCTCCCCGCCTATAGCAGCGTGGTGGTGCACTGA
- the uvrD gene encoding DNA helicase II, which translates to MDVSHLIDKLNDAQREAVCAPPGHYLVLAGAGSGKTRVLTHRIGWLTQVEQVPPWAILAVTFTNKAAGEMRARLDQLIPGGTQGLTVGTFHGIAHRLLRRHWREAGLPEGFQILDADDQQRIVKRVITGLGLDESRFPPRQATWQINSWKDEGKRPDNVEHRDHPMTRTLVQIYQAYEDACRRAGLVDFAELLLRAHELWLRNPQVLEHYRERWRYLLIDEFQDTNSLQYAWIRVLAGSTGQVFVVGDDDQAIYGWRGAKVENVQQFLRDFPGSKTIKLEQNYRSTSTILKAANSVIARNGGRLGKQLWTDGGEGERIALYAAYNEQDEARFVVERIREYIAEHGDARDCAILYRSNAQSRNFEEQLMQRDVRFRVYGGQRFFDRAEIKDALAYLRMSSNRHDDAAFERAVNTPPRGIGDRTLDVLRRRARAENISMWEATLGELSGGQELAGRAKNAVKAFLVLIDDMARAFAGTGVGDALALAEQIDHAITQTGLRDFYEKDSRGNAESRVENLDELVNVASRFELTQDDIDAGLSELSAFLSHAALEAGEGQGEAWDDCVQLMTLHSAKGLEFPIVFLVGMEEGLFPSQRSVEDEGRLEEERRLAYVGITRARERLFITHAESRRMHGTEMLARPSRFLSEIPPELIDEVRPRVQVSRPLYGARPGATSSSLQESMPLQLGQRVSHPSFGEGVVVSAEGSGAHTRIQVNFSSSGSKWLVYAYANLTPV; encoded by the coding sequence ATGGATGTCTCGCACCTGATCGACAAGCTCAACGACGCGCAGCGCGAAGCGGTCTGCGCCCCGCCCGGCCATTACCTCGTGCTCGCGGGCGCCGGTTCCGGCAAGACCCGCGTGCTCACGCACCGGATTGGCTGGCTCACCCAGGTTGAACAGGTACCGCCGTGGGCGATCCTTGCCGTCACCTTCACCAACAAGGCCGCGGGCGAGATGCGCGCGCGCCTGGATCAACTGATCCCTGGCGGTACGCAAGGCCTCACCGTGGGTACCTTCCACGGCATCGCCCATCGCCTGCTGCGCCGTCACTGGCGCGAAGCGGGGCTACCCGAGGGTTTCCAGATACTCGATGCGGACGACCAGCAACGCATCGTCAAGCGGGTGATCACCGGGCTAGGCCTGGACGAGTCGCGCTTCCCGCCACGCCAGGCCACCTGGCAGATCAATAGCTGGAAGGACGAAGGCAAGCGACCGGACAACGTCGAGCATCGCGATCATCCGATGACGCGCACCCTGGTGCAGATCTATCAGGCCTACGAGGATGCCTGCCGCCGCGCCGGCCTGGTCGATTTCGCCGAGCTGCTGCTGCGCGCGCATGAATTGTGGCTGCGCAACCCGCAGGTGCTCGAGCACTACCGCGAACGCTGGCGCTACCTGCTGATCGACGAATTCCAGGACACCAACTCGCTGCAGTACGCGTGGATCCGCGTACTTGCCGGCAGCACCGGCCAGGTCTTCGTGGTCGGCGACGACGATCAGGCCATCTACGGCTGGCGCGGTGCCAAGGTGGAAAACGTGCAGCAATTCCTGCGCGATTTCCCCGGTTCGAAGACCATCAAGCTCGAGCAGAACTATCGTTCCACCTCGACCATCCTGAAGGCCGCCAACAGCGTGATCGCGCGCAATGGCGGACGCCTCGGCAAGCAGCTGTGGACGGATGGCGGCGAAGGCGAGCGCATTGCCCTGTACGCGGCGTACAACGAACAGGACGAGGCGCGCTTCGTCGTCGAGCGCATCCGCGAGTACATCGCCGAACACGGCGATGCGCGCGATTGCGCCATCCTGTATCGCTCGAATGCGCAGTCGCGCAACTTCGAAGAACAGCTGATGCAGCGCGATGTCCGCTTCCGCGTCTACGGTGGCCAGCGCTTCTTCGACCGCGCGGAAATCAAGGACGCGCTGGCCTACCTGCGCATGTCGTCCAATCGCCATGACGATGCCGCGTTCGAGCGTGCAGTTAACACGCCGCCGCGCGGCATCGGTGATCGCACGCTCGACGTGTTGCGTCGGCGGGCTCGCGCTGAAAATATTTCGATGTGGGAAGCCACGCTTGGCGAACTCAGCGGTGGCCAAGAACTGGCTGGACGCGCCAAGAACGCCGTGAAAGCGTTCCTCGTGTTGATCGACGACATGGCCCGCGCCTTTGCTGGTACTGGGGTGGGCGATGCGCTTGCACTCGCCGAACAGATCGATCACGCGATCACCCAGACCGGCCTGCGCGACTTCTACGAAAAGGACAGCCGCGGCAACGCTGAATCGCGCGTGGAGAACCTGGACGAACTGGTCAACGTGGCCAGTCGTTTCGAGCTGACCCAGGACGATATCGATGCCGGCTTGAGCGAACTGTCCGCCTTCCTCTCGCATGCCGCGCTGGAAGCCGGCGAGGGCCAGGGCGAAGCCTGGGATGACTGCGTGCAGCTGATGACGCTGCATTCGGCCAAGGGCCTGGAGTTTCCGATCGTGTTCCTGGTCGGCATGGAGGAAGGCTTGTTCCCCAGCCAGCGCTCGGTGGAAGACGAAGGCCGCCTGGAAGAAGAACGCCGCCTCGCCTACGTGGGCATTACGCGCGCGCGCGAACGGCTGTTCATTACCCATGCCGAATCACGCCGCATGCATGGTACCGAGATGCTGGCGCGTCCTTCGCGCTTTCTCTCCGAGATTCCGCCGGAGCTGATCGACGAAGTGCGTCCGCGCGTGCAGGTCAGTCGCCCGTTGTACGGCGCACGACCCGGCGCGACGTCCAGCTCGCTGCAGGAAAGCATGCCACTGCAATTGGGCCAGCGCGTCAGCCATCCCAGCTTCGGCGAGGGCGTGGTCGTCAGCGCGGAAGGCAGCGGCGCGCATACTCGTATCCAGGTGAATTTCTCCAGCAGCGGCAGCAAGTGGCTGGTCTACGCCTAT
- a CDS encoding serine hydrolase domain-containing protein, whose amino-acid sequence MSRPARAAWKRAPIRLRLLVLLALCVISLQVAAQAQIQITPIPEQKRATAMPLGANALTASDAASWLDPLVADAMRRAPIAGAVVVVVKDSDILLSKGYGYADASSKKPIDPATTLFRAGSLSKLFTATAVMQLVEQGKLDLDADVNRFLDFSIPPRDGKPVTLRELMTHTAGFEDVVKDLYVPDASSLISNEAWLKRWVPARIFPAGEVTAYSNYGAALAGYIVQRVAGEPFETYIEQHIFQPLGMTHATFRQPLPPSLLADMAGSYLSPSGPPFPLGLIPAVPAGALSISGNDMARFMIAHLQDGHVGDAQLLRGETVKQMHSYARPSVPGLRAIGLGFYHLDRNGQDIIGQTSNTRFFHSALALFGQQHVGLFVSVDGADDGGLRRQLLNGFADRYFPPLPQIKQPTLTTARAHGASIVGRYLGSKMSVSNFRALRNLLTQMEVSMAADGTLRTPGFDELVGPAHWREVKPYLWVDDASGSHLGADVKDGRVRWISIDELAPTQVFLPVPAWLSPTRTQPLLAGILAVFLLAALSWPVAVLMRRVLNKPVAWSDWAGRWYRLSCVTAILQLLFAAGWWVMLPRLETGTSQLDTRLRLLQLVGLLACLGTIAVAMNAWHAWREPGGWWRKLGSLVLLLVCLVAVWFTFSWHLLSAHLYY is encoded by the coding sequence ATGAGCAGGCCAGCACGCGCCGCGTGGAAACGCGCCCCCATTCGCCTCCGGCTGCTCGTGCTCCTGGCGCTGTGTGTGATTTCGCTGCAAGTCGCCGCACAAGCGCAGATCCAGATCACCCCTATCCCGGAGCAAAAGCGCGCCACGGCGATGCCGCTGGGCGCAAACGCGTTGACCGCATCCGACGCCGCATCCTGGCTCGATCCGTTGGTGGCCGACGCGATGAGGCGGGCACCCATCGCTGGAGCCGTGGTTGTCGTCGTCAAGGACAGCGACATCCTGCTGTCCAAGGGTTACGGCTATGCCGACGCGTCGTCGAAAAAACCGATCGACCCCGCGACGACGCTGTTCCGTGCGGGCTCCCTCTCCAAGCTTTTCACCGCGACGGCCGTGATGCAACTGGTCGAGCAAGGCAAGCTCGACCTGGATGCCGACGTCAATCGTTTTCTGGATTTCAGCATCCCGCCGCGCGACGGCAAGCCCGTGACGCTGCGCGAGTTGATGACGCACACCGCCGGGTTCGAGGACGTGGTGAAAGACCTGTATGTGCCCGACGCCTCGTCGCTGATCAGCAACGAAGCATGGCTGAAGCGCTGGGTGCCGGCGCGCATTTTCCCTGCCGGTGAGGTTACCGCGTATTCGAACTACGGCGCCGCGCTGGCCGGTTATATCGTGCAGCGCGTAGCCGGAGAGCCATTCGAGACGTATATCGAACAACACATCTTTCAACCACTGGGCATGACGCACGCGACCTTTCGACAACCGCTGCCGCCCTCGCTGCTGGCCGACATGGCCGGAAGCTACCTGTCGCCCAGCGGGCCACCGTTTCCGCTGGGATTGATTCCCGCGGTTCCGGCGGGAGCGTTGTCGATCAGCGGCAACGATATGGCGCGCTTCATGATCGCCCATCTGCAAGACGGCCATGTCGGCGACGCGCAACTCCTGCGTGGCGAAACCGTCAAGCAAATGCACAGCTACGCGCGCCCCAGCGTGCCCGGACTCCGCGCGATCGGCCTTGGCTTTTATCACCTGGACCGCAATGGCCAGGACATCATCGGCCAGACCAGCAACACCCGCTTCTTCCATAGTGCGTTGGCGCTGTTCGGCCAACAGCATGTCGGGTTGTTTGTCTCAGTCGATGGTGCAGATGACGGCGGCCTGCGGCGTCAACTGCTGAATGGCTTTGCCGATCGCTATTTCCCTCCGTTGCCGCAGATCAAACAACCCACGTTGACGACGGCGCGCGCGCACGGTGCCTCGATCGTGGGTCGCTATCTAGGCAGCAAAATGTCCGTCAGCAACTTTCGCGCGCTGCGCAATCTGTTGACGCAGATGGAAGTCAGCATGGCGGCTGACGGTACGCTGCGCACGCCGGGTTTCGATGAGCTCGTGGGTCCGGCGCACTGGCGTGAGGTGAAGCCGTATCTTTGGGTCGACGACGCCAGTGGCAGCCATCTCGGCGCCGATGTGAAGGACGGCAGGGTCCGCTGGATCTCCATCGATGAGCTCGCACCAACCCAGGTCTTCCTCCCGGTGCCGGCCTGGTTGTCGCCCACGCGCACGCAGCCGCTGCTGGCTGGAATACTCGCTGTCTTCCTGCTGGCTGCGCTGTCGTGGCCGGTTGCCGTGCTGATGCGCCGTGTACTGAACAAACCGGTGGCGTGGTCGGACTGGGCCGGGCGCTGGTATCGCCTGAGCTGCGTCACCGCGATCCTGCAGCTGCTGTTTGCTGCCGGTTGGTGGGTCATGTTGCCGCGCCTGGAAACGGGCACCTCGCAGCTCGACACCCGCCTGCGCCTGCTGCAGCTCGTCGGCCTGCTCGCCTGTCTCGGCACGATCGCCGTAGCCATGAATGCCTGGCATGCGTGGCGTGAGCCCGGTGGCTGGTGGCGCAAGCTGGGTAGCCTGGTCCTGCTGCTGGTCTGTCTGGTTGCCGTGTGGTTTACCTTCTCGTGGCACCTGCTGAGCGCTCACCTCTACTACTAG
- a CDS encoding alpha-glucosidase family protein has translation MSDAPWWRGAVTYQIYPRSFMDTNGDGVGDLPGIIDKLDYVAGLGVDAIWIAPFFRSPMADFGYDIADYRDVDPLFGTLADFDLLLAKAHRLGLKVMIDQVLSHTSAEHAWFKESRESRDNPKADWYVWADAKDDGTPPNNWLSLFGGCAWQWEPRRGQYYLHNFLTSQPDLNFYNPDVRQSVLDNVQFWLDKGVDGLRLDAINFCYHDRELRDNPPKPADQRVGRGFSPDNPYAFQYHYFNNTRPENLAFLEDLRALMDRYQDVAAIGEISSEDSLATTAEYTSGRRLHMGYSFELLTNDFNAAYIRSTVQNLEAQMLEGWPCWAISNHDVERVLSRWGNGDASVRLANMLSAMVCSLRGSVCVYQGEELGLTEAEVPYEALQDPYGITFWPTFKGRDGCRTPIPWNDGINAGFSVGEPWLPVPAEHRALAVALQDAEPHSALNGFRAFMAWRKSQPALRWGDIRFLDTPEPVLAFTRRHGNDTVLAAFNLSHEAVETPLAGMDAVTPINGHGLAHGDLSNGRLTLPGHGALFARIG, from the coding sequence ATGAGTGATGCACCGTGGTGGCGAGGGGCCGTCACCTATCAGATCTATCCACGCAGTTTCATGGACACCAACGGCGATGGCGTCGGTGACCTGCCAGGCATCATCGACAAGCTCGATTACGTTGCCGGACTGGGCGTGGACGCGATCTGGATCGCGCCGTTCTTCCGCTCGCCGATGGCGGATTTTGGCTATGACATCGCCGACTATCGCGACGTCGACCCGCTGTTCGGCACGCTGGCCGATTTCGATCTGCTGCTGGCCAAGGCACACAGGCTGGGCCTGAAAGTGATGATCGACCAGGTCCTCAGCCACACCTCGGCCGAACACGCCTGGTTCAAGGAAAGCCGCGAGAGCCGCGACAACCCGAAGGCCGACTGGTACGTCTGGGCCGACGCGAAGGACGACGGCACCCCGCCCAACAACTGGCTGTCACTGTTTGGCGGCTGCGCCTGGCAGTGGGAGCCGCGCCGCGGCCAGTACTACCTGCACAACTTCCTGACCTCGCAGCCGGACCTCAACTTCTACAACCCGGACGTACGCCAATCGGTGCTCGACAACGTGCAGTTCTGGCTGGACAAGGGCGTGGATGGCTTGCGCCTGGACGCGATCAACTTCTGTTACCACGACCGCGAGCTGCGCGATAACCCGCCCAAGCCCGCTGACCAGCGCGTGGGGCGCGGCTTCAGCCCGGACAATCCGTACGCATTCCAGTACCACTACTTCAACAACACGCGGCCGGAGAACCTGGCGTTCCTCGAAGACTTGCGTGCATTGATGGATCGCTACCAGGACGTCGCGGCGATCGGCGAAATCTCCTCGGAAGATTCGCTGGCGACCACCGCCGAATACACCAGCGGTCGCCGCCTGCACATGGGCTACAGCTTCGAGCTGCTCACCAACGACTTCAACGCAGCCTATATCCGCAGCACGGTGCAGAACCTCGAAGCGCAGATGCTCGAAGGCTGGCCGTGCTGGGCCATCTCCAATCACGACGTGGAGCGCGTGCTCAGTCGTTGGGGCAATGGCGACGCGTCGGTGCGCCTGGCCAATATGCTGAGCGCGATGGTCTGCTCGCTGCGCGGTTCGGTGTGCGTGTATCAGGGCGAGGAACTCGGCCTGACCGAAGCCGAGGTACCCTACGAAGCCCTGCAAGATCCCTACGGCATCACCTTCTGGCCCACCTTCAAGGGCCGCGACGGCTGCCGCACGCCGATTCCCTGGAACGACGGCATCAACGCCGGTTTCAGCGTGGGCGAACCGTGGCTACCGGTGCCAGCCGAACATCGCGCGCTGGCCGTGGCACTGCAGGACGCCGAGCCACACTCCGCGCTCAACGGCTTCCGCGCATTCATGGCATGGCGCAAGTCGCAGCCGGCCTTGCGTTGGGGCGACATCCGCTTCCTCGACACACCCGAGCCGGTACTTGCGTTTACCCGTCGTCATGGCAACGACACCGTGCTCGCTGCCTTCAACCTGTCCCACGAAGCGGTCGAAACGCCGCTCGCGGGCATGGACGCGGTGACACCGATCAACGGCCATGGCCTGGCGCATGGCGACCTGAGCAATGGCCGGCTCACCCTACCCGGCCACGGCGCGCTGTTTGCCCGCATCGGCTGA
- a CDS encoding TonB-dependent receptor, whose product MILKRNVLALALASGLCFTAGIQAAPVDTGAKADGSAANTGAANDQSAPASAQQTDQSKKDSKSGDQPKQTEDQQLAKSLSTITVTGFNQGMERSIDYQRYADTIQNVITSADIGGLPDQSIADALTRLPGVSAERIAGQASQINIRGLSGNFIQTTLDGREQPSTSGSNYINFDQYPSELINMATVYKSSQASLVTGGVGGTIALQTANPLNAPQDQTLNVDARGSYNGQAHDVAGANALGYRLSVAYQGKFLDNTLGVGIGVAQMYQPHVAEQFVGEASDGTLYQVTPTQQGYLTQGIQLQQNGGTERRTGYLTTVVWKPTDELQVTGDGFFSKFNNSSFGYGFRSQNIYGNNATITNPVFSSLGTMIGGTATSNPPGVGGDQFSNETTADNYSATTYVFSGGLNAKWDHDRWHVEADASMSRASSNEINVDTTADPYSGLGTASPQLMPQSVTYALAGRQIGTASFANPGIYTNLNDLGLSRYGVYPYIYHDKMKAFRTSVKYDLPNSSWLSGLEAGVYINNHDYQADREVYVYGSEWNTSPVAGQPPLTIPSSDASLRCWKGNFSGFPCFMQLNGAAILGSHGITATPVKDWNNSWSEIQSGSVDEKTRDLFFMADIDAQVFGHELTGNAGVRVSHQSQYSTGLQQVGNGAGVPIADGYGVISTDYAPLTVGKSYTDWLPSFNLIYHLTDDDQMRLSAAKVLSRPPIDKMLAGAGSWVSNGQYNVWGGTSPLLDPLRANQVDLGYEHYFEDSSGAVTAGVFYKHIESFIQSVTYDNYDFAAAGIPVPIDPTTGKPYLNGQFQTSYNAQGGNVRGLELAGSKNKFLPGIWAGLGVQANFALTSSTVRNPTNLGGPTTYVGLPGLSKRVASAAVFYDYGPFSARVSGNYRSSFLSDSQIAVSNQLVTFAAETVYDFQASYNITKQLSVVYQMLNMTNEPTRTFFGGNPQQTGTIQYFGRTSYLGLNLKL is encoded by the coding sequence GTGATACTGAAACGTAATGTGCTGGCCCTGGCGCTGGCGTCCGGCCTTTGTTTTACCGCCGGCATTCAAGCAGCGCCGGTTGATACGGGTGCGAAAGCTGATGGTTCCGCTGCCAATACAGGCGCGGCCAATGATCAGTCCGCGCCCGCGTCTGCGCAGCAGACCGACCAGAGCAAGAAGGACAGCAAGTCGGGCGACCAGCCCAAGCAGACCGAAGACCAGCAGCTGGCCAAGAGCCTGTCCACCATCACGGTGACCGGCTTCAACCAGGGCATGGAGCGGTCGATCGACTACCAGCGCTACGCTGACACGATCCAGAACGTCATCACCTCGGCCGATATCGGCGGTCTTCCGGACCAGTCGATCGCCGACGCGTTGACGCGTCTGCCGGGCGTTTCGGCCGAGCGCATTGCTGGCCAGGCATCGCAGATCAATATCCGTGGCCTTTCCGGCAACTTCATCCAGACCACGCTCGACGGTCGCGAACAGCCGTCGACCAGCGGCAGCAACTACATCAACTTCGACCAGTACCCGTCCGAGCTGATCAACATGGCCACGGTGTACAAGTCCTCGCAGGCTTCGCTGGTCACCGGCGGCGTGGGCGGCACCATCGCGCTGCAGACGGCGAACCCGCTGAACGCTCCGCAGGACCAGACGCTCAACGTCGATGCCCGCGGCAGCTACAACGGCCAGGCGCATGACGTCGCCGGTGCCAACGCGCTCGGCTATCGCCTCAGCGTGGCCTACCAGGGCAAGTTCCTCGACAACACGCTCGGCGTTGGCATCGGTGTCGCGCAGATGTACCAGCCGCACGTGGCCGAGCAGTTCGTGGGTGAAGCGTCCGACGGCACGCTCTACCAGGTCACGCCGACCCAGCAGGGCTATCTGACGCAGGGTATCCAGCTGCAGCAGAACGGTGGCACCGAGCGTCGCACGGGTTATCTGACGACGGTCGTGTGGAAGCCCACCGACGAACTGCAGGTGACCGGTGACGGCTTCTTCTCGAAGTTCAACAACAGCTCGTTTGGTTACGGTTTCCGCTCGCAGAACATCTACGGCAACAACGCGACCATCACCAATCCGGTGTTCAGCTCGCTGGGCACCATGATTGGCGGCACGGCGACCAGCAATCCGCCGGGCGTGGGTGGCGACCAGTTCTCCAACGAGACCACGGCCGACAACTACTCCGCCACCACCTATGTGTTCTCCGGTGGCCTGAACGCGAAGTGGGACCACGACCGCTGGCACGTCGAGGCGGATGCGTCGATGTCGCGCGCGTCGAGCAACGAGATCAACGTCGATACCACCGCTGACCCGTACAGTGGCCTGGGCACCGCCAGCCCGCAGTTGATGCCGCAGTCGGTGACTTACGCCCTGGCCGGGCGCCAGATCGGTACGGCGTCGTTCGCCAATCCGGGCATCTATACCAACCTCAATGACCTGGGCTTGTCGCGCTACGGTGTGTATCCGTACATCTATCACGACAAGATGAAGGCCTTCCGCACCAGCGTGAAGTACGACCTGCCGAACAGCTCCTGGCTGTCGGGGCTGGAAGCCGGCGTCTATATCAATAACCACGACTACCAGGCCGATCGCGAAGTCTACGTCTACGGCTCGGAGTGGAACACCTCGCCGGTGGCCGGCCAGCCGCCGCTGACCATCCCCAGCAGCGATGCATCGTTGCGGTGCTGGAAGGGCAATTTCTCCGGCTTCCCCTGCTTCATGCAGCTCAATGGCGCGGCCATCCTCGGTTCGCATGGCATCACGGCCACGCCGGTGAAGGACTGGAACAACAGCTGGTCGGAAATCCAGAGCGGCTCGGTTGATGAAAAGACCCGCGACCTGTTCTTCATGGCCGATATCGATGCCCAGGTGTTCGGGCATGAGCTGACCGGCAATGCCGGCGTGCGTGTCTCGCACCAGTCACAGTACAGCACCGGTCTGCAGCAGGTGGGCAACGGCGCCGGTGTGCCGATCGCCGACGGTTACGGCGTGATCAGCACCGACTATGCCCCGCTCACCGTCGGCAAGAGCTATACCGACTGGCTGCCCTCGTTCAACCTGATCTATCACCTGACCGACGACGATCAGATGCGCCTCTCGGCCGCCAAGGTGCTGTCGCGTCCGCCCATCGACAAGATGCTGGCGGGTGCCGGTTCGTGGGTGTCCAACGGCCAGTACAACGTGTGGGGCGGTACCAGCCCGCTGCTGGATCCGCTGCGCGCCAACCAGGTTGACCTGGGCTACGAGCACTACTTTGAGGATTCGTCGGGTGCCGTCACCGCGGGTGTGTTCTACAAGCACATCGAATCGTTCATCCAGAGCGTGACCTACGACAACTACGACTTCGCCGCGGCCGGCATCCCCGTGCCGATCGATCCGACCACCGGCAAGCCGTACCTGAATGGTCAGTTCCAGACGTCGTACAACGCCCAGGGCGGCAATGTTCGCGGTCTCGAGCTTGCTGGTTCGAAGAACAAGTTCCTGCCGGGTATCTGGGCTGGCCTCGGTGTCCAGGCAAACTTTGCCTTGACCTCGAGCACGGTGCGCAACCCGACCAACCTGGGTGGTCCGACCACCTACGTCGGCTTGCCGGGCCTGTCCAAGCGTGTGGCCAGTGCGGCGGTGTTCTACGACTACGGTCCGTTCTCGGCTCGCGTGTCCGGCAACTACCGTTCGTCGTTCCTGTCCGATTCGCAGATCGCGGTGAGCAACCAGTTGGTGACCTTCGCTGCCGAGACGGTGTACGACTTCCAGGCGTCGTACAACATCACCAAGCAGTTGAGCGTGGTCTACCAGATGCTCAATATGACCAACGAGCCGACACGCACGTTCTTCGGTGGCAATCCCCAGCAGACCGGCACGATCCAGTACTTCGGTCGTACCAGCTACCTGGGTCTCAACCTGAAGCTGTAA